In Sorghum bicolor cultivar BTx623 chromosome 10, Sorghum_bicolor_NCBIv3, whole genome shotgun sequence, one genomic interval encodes:
- the LOC8085350 gene encoding uncharacterized protein LOC8085350: MVGFFGTSAASDHCHLLPKNGSVHHELIRPHHNRSRSVIRCCSAARGRTRDYYYQVLGITVHSTPQEIKEAYRKLQKKHHPDIAGYKGHDYTLLLNEAYKVLMRDNSMHAGGRGRSRVGLGVGYTGDGYSSWNGPVRSQALFVDENKCIGCRECVHHAARTFAMDDVLGSAHVEIQFGDLDQQIQLAVESCPVNCIHWVESHELPVLEFLSRPQPKEGHGIFGGGWERPRNVFAAAQNFAKRLEREEQELERDQSSRSPNDCEAETEAQAKARRCAGEELRWKTLFDAWNGLIGCRKPGTDR; the protein is encoded by the exons ATGGTAGGGTTCTTTGGCACCTCTGCTGCATCTGATCACTGTCATTTGCTACCAAAAAATGGATCAGTTCACCATGAACTGATAAGACCACACCATAACAGATCAAGAAGTGTGATCAGGTGCTGCAGCGCAGCAAGGGGAAGGACCAGGGATTATTACTACCAGGTGCTCGGTATCACAGTTCATTCCACACCTCAGGAAATCAAGGAGGCTTACAGGAAACTCCAGAAGAAACACCATCCAGACATTGCCGGCTACAAG GGTCATGACTACACGCTGTTGCTGAACGAGGCATACAAGGTTTTGATGCGAGATAATTCCATGCATGCTGGTGGAAGGGGCAGGAGTAGAGTGGGGTTAGGAGTCGGTTACACTGGGGATGGATACAGTTCTTGGAATGGGCCTGTGAGAAGTCAAGCTCTCTTTGTGGATGAGAACAAGTGCATAG GATGTCGGGAGTGCGTGCATCATGCTGCTAGGACATTCGCCATGGACGACGTTCTCGGCAGCGCACACGTGGAGATCCAGTTTGGAGACCTGGACCAACAGATTCAG CTGGCTGTGGAGTCCTGCCCCGTGAACTGCATCCACTGGGTTGAGAGCCATGAGCTGCCTGTGCTGGAATTCCTGTCCCGTCCGCAACCCAAGGAAGGCCATGGCATATTCGGCGGTGGATGGGAACGGCCCCGGAATGTGTTTGCAGCAGCCCAGAACTTCGCCAAGAGACTAGAAAGGGAGGAGCAGGAGCTGGAACGGGACCAATCCTCCAGGAGCCCCAATG ACTGCGAAGCCGAGACGGAGGCGCAGGCCAAGGCAAGGCGCTGTGCAGGGGAGGAGCTCAGATGGAAGACCCTGTTTGATGCTTGGAATGGGTTGATAGGCTGTAGGAAACCTGGAACAGATCGTTGA